TCCGGTTGGTTTCACTCACTCCCAAAATTGGCATAACACCGGCACAATAAATAAAACCAACTATTTGCTTTCCGTATAAGGTTTTAGATAATTCTAAAATTGGACTATCTGATATTGGATTTATTAAATCCCACCACAAAAAAATATCTTCATATCCACTCTGTCCTCTTCCCAAATGAATTATTTTATAATTGTTGTCTTTAATGATTTTTGCTAACTCATACCCAATTCCACGAGAAAAACCTGTTCCTATTATCCATTTTTCTGAACTCATTTTTACTCCTCTACAAACTTAACCTTGTTGATGATTTCTAAATGCATTTATAACTGAAATAGCTTCCCCTTGCATGACCAGTTTACCAGAATCAAGCCAAATCACACGATCGCAATCTTCTATAGTTGATAACCTGTGTGCCACTATTATTTGTGTTTTATCACGTAACAAATTTTTTGTTGCATTAACAAGAATATTTTCAGAATAGGGATCAATAGAGCTTGTTGCTTCATCCATAATAACAATTTGATTATTTTGTAGCAAACATCTTGCCATGCAAATAAGCTGCTTTTCCCCTAGTGAAAGATCAATGCCCATTTCTTTTAATTCGAGATCTAAACACTTTTTTCCTATTAAAAGAAATTTCTTTAATCCAACAAGTGCTAAAATATCCAAAATATCATGATCAGGTATAATATTATTAAAACACAAGTTTTCTCTTAAAGTACCAGAAAAAATATAAGGGTACTGAGAAATTAACGATAACGAGTTACGAAACATATCTAATTGAACATACTTTGAATCTTTGTTTTTATTTTGTCCAATATCAGGCTCATAACCATTAATTTTAATCACTCCTTTTTCAAAGGGATAAATATAATAAAATGCATTTATCAAGCTTGTTTTTCCACTCCCTGTTTTACCAATAATTCCTATTTTTTCTCCATTTAAAATATTAAAAGAAACATTATCTAATACAAGAGAAGATTTTTGATTGTATCTTATACTCAAATTCTTTACTTCAATATTACCATTCTCAATTTTTTGTAATTTATTTGAATAATTATAATTTATTAATGCACCTTTTTCAAGCTCTGAATTTAAATAATCATCCATTCTTTCTATTCCAGTTAATGCTTCTTCCATGACAGCAACCCATTCAAAAAAAATCTGAATTGTTATAGAAATCATAGAAATAAATGTAAAAGCAACTCCCAACGAACCAATACTCAATTTACCATGATTTACCAACCACATCCCAAATAAACCTGTTAATAAAAGAATGACTATATTTAAAATAGAAAGCTGTAATGAAAACAAATTTACATAAAAATTTGTTTTATTTCTCTGTTTTATATAAGTATTAAACTTTGAAATAAATCTTCTTTTAAAAGAGTTGTCTTTACCATACACTCTTATAATTTTGGCACCCTGCGCTGTTTCTGCAAAATGAGCTAGAGCAGGACCTCTCGTTAAGCTAACGACTCTTCTTTCGTTTCTTATTTTAATTTTATTTACATTATAAATAAAATAATTTAACAAAATGCATATTACAACAATTGGTAAAAAATTCATACTAGAAATTAAAATTAATACAATAAATAAAAATATATCAAATAATGTTGAAAGTAACTCCGTTAATGGACCTCCAGACATTCTTAATATTGCTGCATAATCACTACTAAATCTTGTTATAATTCTTCCTAATGGATTTTTATCAAAAAAATATATTGGAAATCTTGACACATTATATGTTGTTTTATCATACAAATTTGAAACAAAATGCGTACCAAGTCTTGCAAGACCTATTCTAAAAATTAAAATAAATATAAAACCAACCAATGAAACCGTTAATAATAAATAAATAAATTCTGTGCTAGTGTATTCAGAAAAAAAATTGCTTTTATTTTTACATATATTAGATTGATAACATACATTATCTACCCATAATCCTATAATATTTGCATTAAATAAAAGAAAACCTCTTCCAATAAAACCAATTAATATAAATATTATAAATGATAATTTATGGCTACCCATTGAATCATAAATTGTTTTGTACACTGATTTTGAGTATTTACCTTCAAATATTCGATCTTCATTTGTTTCATTTTCAATGTTCATAACTTAATCCTTAATTGAATTAATGACAACAAATTCTTTAAATTCAAGCGATTTTTTCATTAATTCTTCATAATTACCTATATCAATAATTTTTCCATCTTTAAAAAAAACTATTTTATCGCATTTTTGAATCACTGATAATCTATGAGTTACTAAAATTCTTGTTTTATTTTTCCAGAACCCATTTAATAAAGTTTTATTAATTTTATATTCTGTATTTATATCCACAGCACTTAAACAATCATCTAATAAAATAATTGGCCTGTTTGAAAAACTCGCTCTTGCAATTGCAATTCTTTGTTTTTGTCCACCAGATAAACTCACTCCTCTTTCGCCAATTTCTGTATCTAATCCATTAGAGACATTTTCTTTATTCATGTAAAATTGCGCCAACTCTAAAGAATTTATTATTTCATCATCTATTTCTTTATAAAAATCATATTCAAATGCAACATTATTTCTAATATTTGAATTTATAATAAAATATTCTTGCGGAACGTAACTAAAATAAGATCGCAAAGTACTTAATGGTAGCATATTAACTGATTTATTACCAATTTCATAAATTTTAAAACTAGAGTTAATTATATTTAGTAGAGCTTTTAGAAACAAAGTTTTTCCTGAACCAAGCTCACCAACTATAGCAATAAATTCTTTATCTTTTATATCAATATTAATATTATTAAGTAAAATTTTTCCTTCATTTTCATAAGTTAATCCTCTTATTTTAATTAATCCGTTATTTACTTGATCATTGTTTTCAATAAATTTTTCTTCTAAATCTTGATTCCAATAATTTTCTACTCTTTTAATTGAAGTATAACAATCAAAAAAAGTTACAAACATTAGTGGTATCATTCGTATTGGTCTTGTAAGCAATACCCCAAAAATCCACAATAAGCTAAATATCTGACCAGAAGTAACTTTATCTCCATAAATTTTATATAGTAAATATAATGCAAAAATATTTATTATATATGGCGTCACATTACCTATAGAACTCATTGTCGTACCATTGGTAACCATCAATAGTCTATTTTTAGTTTCCTGAATTCGCGCATATTTTATTTTATTTTCCATCCAATCAGTATTTCCTAAAACTCTAATTGCTCTAATATTTATTAACCATTCATTAACATTTCCTATTCGTATTGCTGATAAAATTTTACTTTTAATAAAAATTTTACTCTGTCTAATTGCTATTAAAAAATTTAAAAACAATACTACAAATGTAAAATATATAATTGTAATTGGATCAATATTTGTTATATATATAATTGCAAAAGGAGCCAATAACAATGGAAGAAAATATGCAATAAAATTTGGAAATATATCATCAATCAATGAGGATGCTGTATTAACATCTGTTGCATATACAGATAATGCATGTCCAACTGTTATTTTTTTTGTATTTTCGTTTTTAATTCTTAAGGTTTTTGAATACGTAATTCCAGACAAAAAATCTTGAACTACACTACCTTCATTACTACTTAAAATTTTTGCTAAAAAATAAAAAAATTGAGACATAATAGCATAAAGAAACATTAATAATAATAGTATATACAATTCATTAATGTTCTTGTGTTGCAAAAGTGTATCTAAAAATTCTTTCTGATAATAAGGAATAATTAATGAGAATAAAGTGGCAATCAAACTTATTAGCAGAACCATCACTCTCATATGAGGACGCATAAATAATATTTTTAAAGTAAGGCTATTATTTTTTATTTTTTTTTTAGCATAAAAACTTTCCAAATCAATTTTTATTTAGTACATAAAAATTGTTTAAATTATATTTATATAATAAATTACTAAATGACTTGGTTTTTATATATTTTTCAAAATTTAAATCAAAATTTTCTGATAATCTCATGCTTTTTTTCATATTTTTTGGGGAAAATGCTATGTACAAGTTTTCTTTTGGTAAACAATCAACTCTTTTAAAAATGTTTGTTTTTTTATTATTTTTTAAATAATACTCGGCAGTAACACTATCAATTAAGAAAGAATCGTATTTTTTATTTATAAGATAATCAAATCCAGTTCCTAATACATCAGAAGAACTTAATTGAAAAATTTTATCTGACACGTTTAAATTCTTTTGGATATAATCCATAAGACCAGGATAGTTGCTATTTCTCATAATACCTAGCTTTATTTGATCAAGACTTTTTATACCTTGATATATCCAATTAAAATCTTTTTTTACATAAAAACACATTTGCTGATAAGCAACATGATTTTTAGAATAAATTAAACCCTCAGCTTCTTGTTTTGCCGGAGATAACAAAGCATTTATACGACCTTCACGAACTTCGTTAATAGCAACAGACCAAGAATATTTTTGAAATTGTACGGTAATTCTAGACATCGCAAACACATTTTCAACCAATTGACTTGTAAACCCCAAATTGACGTCTTGATCGCAATTCCAAGGGCACCAATCAGTCCAAGCAACACTTATTGATTCAGAAAACGCTACATTACTAAACTGTATGCCTAATACAATAACTAATATTGAACGCTTTATCATGATATTCCTCAAAAAATATTTTTTAATTTTTATCAGGAAATTAAATTAACTTGTTTTTAAATGTTACAATATTTTTTTAAAATTGTACTCTACTTAATTAAATTTTGACTATTTTGAGAAGTGTTTTAATGTTTAAAATGACGAATATTTGTAAAAGCCATAGAAATTTCATAATCATCACAAGCTTTTATAACGTTTGCATCTTGAATACTACCTCCCGGTTGAATAACAAATCGTATACCGCTATTTTTAATGAGTTCAATGCTATCCGAAAATGGAAAAAATGCATCACTTGCTAAAATCACCTCATCAGAAACCTGATTCACTTTACTTAAACAGTAAGCCACAGCATCAACCCGGTTTGTAAACCCACCAGCAATTGCTAAAGTCTGAAACCTATTGGCCACCACAATAGCGTTTGAACGAACATGTTTCACCACAGACATACCGAGCTGAAACGCCTGCAATGCAAAGTTATTGGGTTTTATTTTAGTAGCAAAATGTAATTTTCTAGAATCAAAAACTAAATTATTAGAAGATTGCAGCAGAATTGCTCCTTGAACATGGGTAATCTGCATTGAGTTTGTGAGTGCCTGTTGCGGATTAAAAGTTACGAGTCGTAAATTTTTCTTTTTTCTTAAAACTTCTAACGATGCATCATCAAAATGTGGCGCAATGATCACCTCCAAAAATATTTCTGCTAATTCTACTGCACACTCATAGGTAACAGAGCTATTAAAACAGACAATTCCCCCAAAGGGACTCACTGGATCAAATTCAAAGGCGCGCTTATAAGCTTCGTGCAACGATTCGCTCGATACCCCAACACCACAAGGGGTATTGTGTTTTAAAATGACCGCCGTAAATTTATTAGAAAGATCGACACTCAACTTGATTGCATGCTCAATATCTAACACATTGTTATAACTAAGCTCTTTCCCATGAAAACAATTCATGTTTGTCATTGTCAACGAATTTTGGTTTTTACACTGATTAATTTTGTACAAAGCGGCATTTTGATGAGGATTTTCTCCATATCTTAAATCTTTGTGCTTGGTAAAAGATAAGTTAAAAGACTCAGGCAAATTTTTTAAATTTTGCGCATTTTTTAATTGAATGGGTCCATCGTAATTTTTAAGAACATTGTCTTGTGATACCAGTTGCTTTTCTAAGTATGAGAAAATTGCATAATCATAGGCCGATGTTTCGCTAAAAACTTTTACGGCAAGCTGTTTTCTTAGCAATAACGGAACAGAGCCATTGTGTTGTTTTGATAATTCTATAAAAATCTTATAGTCAGCAGTATCACATAACACAGATACGGATTCATAATTTTTTGCCGCAGCCCTTAGTAAACTCACACCACCTATATCAATAGATTCAATAATTTCTTCGTTGCTTGCGTTGTTTTCGAGAACCTGTTGCACAGGATACAGATTACACACAACAAGATCGAACATTTGAATATTATGCTGCTGTAATTCTAAGCAATCAGATTGATTATCCTGCCTTGCTAAGATTCCTCCAAAAATGCTCGGATGTAGTGTTTTCACCCTGCCCCCTAAAATTTCAGGAAAATGAGTAACATCAGAAACGCTAGAACAAGCAAATCCCATTTTTCTTACTGACTGCAATGTAGAAGACGTGGCAACCAACTCGCAACCTTTCTCGGTAAGGTACGAGCATAATTCAAAAAGATTGTCTTTATTTGATACAGATAAAAGTACTCTTTTAAGTTTTACCAAATTTAGCTGCTGCATGGAACAAGGAATTTTGTTTTTCATAACCCAATTTGCCCTTTAATTAAATAAAATTATCATCTCTTAAACAAATAAATACAATGCATTTACAAAACATTAAACTCACATCGGCCAGATTAAACTTGCTAGCATTTTTAGCAAAAAAAATAAATCATCTAATATAAATTAAAGAAATGCCGAAAAATTTTGCGCAATTCAAAAATACAGGACCAGGCATGAGTGAATCAGCTATCGAAGAATCATTAAAAAATATATCTCTCTTTAGCAAATTCAATGATGAACAATTATCTAATTTAATTAAAGTTTCTCGCAAAATTGAGTTAAATCCGGGAGAAATTTTTATTAACGAAGGCAATGTTGATCAAAATTTTTTTGTAATTATTAATGGTAATGTCGAAATTTTAAAGAAAAATGGCAATAAATTTTATTGTTTAACCACATTATCTAAGGGCGAAACTGTAGGAGAAATGGCATTATTTGAAAATATCGCTCGCTCGGCAAGTGCGCGTGCCTTAGATAGCGTGACGGTTTTAAGCTTTGACCTTGAACAAATAAAACAAGACCCCAATTATTTAGAAATTTATGCCTTACTAACCTCATATTTTGGCGAAAAAATCTCTCGACGGCTTCGCTATACAAATGAAGTGACAGTTGATGTGCTAAAAGAAAAACTTGCAATTGGTAATTTTGCCGTTAACATTATTGCAATTACAGCGTTGTATGCATTTACTCTTGAATTACTCCAAGTAATAAAAAAACACACTTCAAATTCAACCCTAGTCACAATAGTTGTATTATTAATGTTTTGTTATTTTATAATTTCTATGATGATGAAAAGTGGTTATCCTCTAAAAGAATTTGGAATTACATTAATTAACTGGAGAAAATCTGTAATACAAGCTATATTATTAACCATCCCTTTTTTGATTGCAATTATGACAATTAAGTTATGTATTATTAGTTTTGTACCAAAATATAATCATTTGCCATTATTTGATCCTATGTCAATATTTAAAACACCAGAAGATATCAGTTTAAAAGTATATTTTGCAGCTTT
This region of Spirobacillus cienkowskii genomic DNA includes:
- a CDS encoding ABC transporter ATP-binding protein; this translates as MNIENETNEDRIFEGKYSKSVYKTIYDSMGSHKLSFIIFILIGFIGRGFLLFNANIIGLWVDNVCYQSNICKNKSNFFSEYTSTEFIYLLLTVSLVGFIFILIFRIGLARLGTHFVSNLYDKTTYNVSRFPIYFFDKNPLGRIITRFSSDYAAILRMSGGPLTELLSTLFDIFLFIVLILISSMNFLPIVVICILLNYFIYNVNKIKIRNERRVVSLTRGPALAHFAETAQGAKIIRVYGKDNSFKRRFISKFNTYIKQRNKTNFYVNLFSLQLSILNIVILLLTGLFGMWLVNHGKLSIGSLGVAFTFISMISITIQIFFEWVAVMEEALTGIERMDDYLNSELEKGALINYNYSNKLQKIENGNIEVKNLSIRYNQKSSLVLDNVSFNILNGEKIGIIGKTGSGKTSLINAFYYIYPFEKGVIKINGYEPDIGQNKNKDSKYVQLDMFRNSLSLISQYPYIFSGTLRENLCFNNIIPDHDILDILALVGLKKFLLIGKKCLDLELKEMGIDLSLGEKQLICMARCLLQNNQIVIMDEATSSIDPYSENILVNATKNLLRDKTQIIVAHRLSTIEDCDRVIWLDSGKLVMQGEAISVINAFRNHQQG
- a CDS encoding ABC transporter ATP-binding protein; its protein translation is MVLLISLIATLFSLIIPYYQKEFLDTLLQHKNINELYILLLLMFLYAIMSQFFYFLAKILSSNEGSVVQDFLSGITYSKTLRIKNENTKKITVGHALSVYATDVNTASSLIDDIFPNFIAYFLPLLLAPFAIIYITNIDPITIIYFTFVVLFLNFLIAIRQSKIFIKSKILSAIRIGNVNEWLINIRAIRVLGNTDWMENKIKYARIQETKNRLLMVTNGTTMSSIGNVTPYIINIFALYLLYKIYGDKVTSGQIFSLLWIFGVLLTRPIRMIPLMFVTFFDCYTSIKRVENYWNQDLEEKFIENNDQVNNGLIKIRGLTYENEGKILLNNINIDIKDKEFIAIVGELGSGKTLFLKALLNIINSSFKIYEIGNKSVNMLPLSTLRSYFSYVPQEYFIINSNIRNNVAFEYDFYKEIDDEIINSLELAQFYMNKENVSNGLDTEIGERGVSLSGGQKQRIAIARASFSNRPIILLDDCLSAVDINTEYKINKTLLNGFWKNKTRILVTHRLSVIQKCDKIVFFKDGKIIDIGNYEELMKKSLEFKEFVVINSIKD
- a CDS encoding substrate-binding periplasmic protein; amino-acid sequence: MIKRSILVIVLGIQFSNVAFSESISVAWTDWCPWNCDQDVNLGFTSQLVENVFAMSRITVQFQKYSWSVAINEVREGRINALLSPAKQEAEGLIYSKNHVAYQQMCFYVKKDFNWIYQGIKSLDQIKLGIMRNSNYPGLMDYIQKNLNVSDKIFQLSSSDVLGTGFDYLINKKYDSFLIDSVTAEYYLKNNKKTNIFKRVDCLPKENLYIAFSPKNMKKSMRLSENFDLNFEKYIKTKSFSNLLYKYNLNNFYVLNKN
- the purH gene encoding bifunctional phosphoribosylaminoimidazolecarboxamide formyltransferase/IMP cyclohydrolase, with the protein product MKNKIPCSMQQLNLVKLKRVLLSVSNKDNLFELCSYLTEKGCELVATSSTLQSVRKMGFACSSVSDVTHFPEILGGRVKTLHPSIFGGILARQDNQSDCLELQQHNIQMFDLVVCNLYPVQQVLENNASNEEIIESIDIGGVSLLRAAAKNYESVSVLCDTADYKIFIELSKQHNGSVPLLLRKQLAVKVFSETSAYDYAIFSYLEKQLVSQDNVLKNYDGPIQLKNAQNLKNLPESFNLSFTKHKDLRYGENPHQNAALYKINQCKNQNSLTMTNMNCFHGKELSYNNVLDIEHAIKLSVDLSNKFTAVILKHNTPCGVGVSSESLHEAYKRAFEFDPVSPFGGIVCFNSSVTYECAVELAEIFLEVIIAPHFDDASLEVLRKKKNLRLVTFNPQQALTNSMQITHVQGAILLQSSNNLVFDSRKLHFATKIKPNNFALQAFQLGMSVVKHVRSNAIVVANRFQTLAIAGGFTNRVDAVAYCLSKVNQVSDEVILASDAFFPFSDSIELIKNSGIRFVIQPGGSIQDANVIKACDDYEISMAFTNIRHFKH
- a CDS encoding cyclic nucleotide-binding domain-containing protein, whose amino-acid sequence is MSESAIEESLKNISLFSKFNDEQLSNLIKVSRKIELNPGEIFINEGNVDQNFFVIINGNVEILKKNGNKFYCLTTLSKGETVGEMALFENIARSASARALDSVTVLSFDLEQIKQDPNYLEIYALLTSYFGEKISRRLRYTNEVTVDVLKEKLAIGNFAVNIIAITALYAFTLELLQVIKKHTSNSTLVTIVVLLMFCYFIISMMMKSGYPLKEFGITLINWRKSVIQAILLTIPFLIAIMTIKLCIISFVPKYNHLPLFDPMSIFKTPEDISLKVYFAALFGYIIFVPIQELIVRSGIQSALQKFLSVAKKRQCGHQLLCLIFFLQVAIRILV